Proteins encoded within one genomic window of uncultured Sphingopyxis sp.:
- the rpmD gene encoding 50S ribosomal protein L30, which yields MADKKIKIRQIGSPIRRPKSQRAILTGLGLGKMHREVELVDTPEVRGMIRKLPHMVEVVEG from the coding sequence ATGGCCGACAAGAAGATCAAGATCCGCCAGATCGGTTCGCCGATCCGTCGTCCCAAGAGCCAGCGCGCCATCCTGACCGGCCTCGGCCTGGGCAAGATGCACCGCGAGGTCGAACTGGTCGACACCCCGGAAGTGCGCGGCATGATCCGCAAGCTTCCCCACATGGTGGAAGTCGTCGAGGGCTGA
- a CDS encoding DUF1737 domain-containing protein produces the protein MKLYRLLTGPDDAAFCARVEGLLNRGWQLHGSPSITSVDGRGYVAQAIVMEKAGPYPGFLPSSEIEPD, from the coding sequence GTGAAGCTCTATCGCCTGTTGACCGGTCCCGACGACGCCGCCTTTTGCGCGCGGGTCGAGGGGCTGCTCAACCGGGGATGGCAGCTTCACGGCAGCCCCTCGATCACCAGTGTCGATGGCCGCGGCTATGTCGCCCAGGCCATCGTGATGGAGAAGGCCGGGCCCTATCCCGGCTTTCTGCCGTCGAGTGAAATCGAACCGGACTAG
- the rplO gene encoding 50S ribosomal protein L15 has product MTIKLNELRDNNGARKGRMRVGRGIGSGKGKTAGRGQKGQKSRSGVSINGFEGGQMPLHMRIPKRGFNNIFAKDFAIVNLGQIQKLIDEKKLDAKKTVDHAALKAAGVARGGKDGVRLLAKGELTAKVSFAVAGASKGAIEAVEKAGGKVELPAAPAEAKAE; this is encoded by the coding sequence ATGACTATCAAGCTTAACGAACTTCGTGACAACAATGGCGCCCGCAAGGGCCGCATGCGCGTCGGACGCGGCATCGGCTCGGGCAAGGGCAAGACCGCCGGCCGCGGCCAGAAGGGCCAGAAGAGCCGCTCGGGCGTTTCGATCAATGGCTTCGAGGGCGGCCAGATGCCGCTCCACATGCGCATCCCGAAGCGCGGCTTCAACAACATCTTCGCGAAGGACTTCGCGATCGTGAATCTGGGCCAGATCCAGAAGCTGATCGACGAAAAGAAGCTCGACGCCAAGAAGACCGTCGATCACGCCGCGCTCAAGGCCGCTGGCGTCGCCCGCGGCGGCAAGGACGGCGTCCGCCTCCTCGCCAAGGGCGAACTGACCGCGAAGGTCAGCTTCGCGGTCGCCGGCGCGTCGAAGGGCGCGATCGAAGCGGTCGAAAAGGCCGGCGGCAAGGTCGAGCTGCCCGCGGCTCCGGCTGAAGCGAAGGCGGAATAA
- the secY gene encoding preprotein translocase subunit SecY has translation MASRADQLASNLNFSKFGQATELKNRIWFTIGALIVFRFLSFVPLPGVDPVALSNLYSQAASGGVLDIFNTFSGGSLERMSIIALGVMPYITASIVVQLAAALSPSLAALKKEGESGRKKLNQYTRYGTVALTAIQGYFIAVGLETLGASQGIAAVVDPGMMFRIGAVISIVGGTLFLMWLGEQITSRGIGNGVSLIIMAGILAQLPRSFAQMFTQVREGSMGGGTIFAVIGGAVVIIAFISFMERAQRRVLVQYPKRATQRGVMQADRSHLPLKVNTAGVIPPIFASSLLLMPLTVTQMMGQNVQGDTATGDFLITLNQYLAHGQPLYMALYAAGIIFFCFFYVAVVFNPEETADNLKKQNGFIPGIRPGKNTATYLDFVLTRITVIGAAYLAIICLVPEYFIAQSGLPFQLGGTSLLIVVNVTIDTISQIQSHMLAHQYGDLIKKAKLKGGVARR, from the coding sequence ATGGCCTCTCGCGCCGACCAGCTTGCATCCAACCTGAACTTTTCGAAGTTCGGTCAAGCGACCGAACTCAAGAACCGCATCTGGTTCACGATCGGCGCGCTGATCGTTTTCCGCTTCCTGTCGTTCGTGCCGCTGCCCGGGGTCGATCCGGTCGCGCTGTCGAACCTCTATTCGCAGGCGGCGTCGGGCGGCGTCCTCGACATCTTCAACACTTTCTCGGGCGGCAGCCTCGAGCGCATGAGCATCATCGCGCTCGGCGTCATGCCCTATATCACCGCGTCGATCGTCGTGCAGCTGGCGGCGGCGCTGTCGCCCAGCCTCGCCGCGCTCAAGAAAGAGGGCGAGAGCGGGCGCAAGAAGCTCAACCAGTACACGCGCTACGGCACCGTCGCGCTGACCGCGATCCAGGGCTATTTCATCGCCGTCGGGCTCGAAACGCTCGGTGCGAGCCAGGGCATCGCCGCGGTCGTCGACCCCGGCATGATGTTCCGCATCGGCGCGGTCATCAGCATCGTCGGCGGCACGCTGTTCCTGATGTGGCTCGGCGAGCAGATCACCAGCCGCGGCATCGGCAACGGCGTCTCGCTGATCATCATGGCGGGCATTCTCGCGCAGCTGCCGCGCAGCTTCGCGCAGATGTTCACGCAGGTCCGCGAAGGCTCGATGGGCGGCGGCACGATCTTCGCCGTCATCGGCGGCGCGGTCGTCATCATCGCCTTCATCAGCTTCATGGAACGCGCGCAGCGCCGCGTCCTCGTTCAATATCCGAAGCGCGCGACGCAGCGCGGCGTGATGCAGGCCGATCGCAGCCACCTGCCCTTGAAGGTCAACACCGCCGGCGTCATCCCGCCGATCTTCGCCTCGTCGCTGCTGCTGATGCCACTGACGGTGACGCAGATGATGGGCCAGAATGTCCAGGGCGACACCGCGACCGGCGATTTCCTGATCACGCTGAACCAGTATCTCGCGCACGGTCAGCCGCTCTATATGGCGCTCTATGCCGCGGGCATCATCTTCTTCTGCTTCTTCTACGTCGCGGTCGTCTTCAATCCCGAAGAAACCGCCGACAATCTCAAGAAGCAGAACGGCTTCATCCCCGGCATCCGCCCGGGCAAGAACACCGCGACCTATCTCGACTTCGTGCTGACGCGCATCACCGTCATCGGCGCGGCCTATCTCGCGATCATCTGTCTGGTGCCCGAATATTTCATCGCGCAGTCGGGGCTGCCCTTCCAACTGGGCGGCACCAGCCTTCTGATCGTCGTCAACGTCACGATCGACACGATCAGCCAGATCCAGAGCCACATGCTCGCGCATCAATATGGCGACCTCATCAAGAAGGCGAAATTGAAAGGCGGCGTTGCGCGGCGCTAA
- a CDS encoding adenylate kinase, translated as MTLNIILLGPPGAGKGTQASRLEDEHGMVQLSTGDMLRAAVKAGTPIGLQAKAVMDAGELVSDAIVSGLIGERLDALGPDVSVIFDGYPRTAAQADALDVILSDRGRKLDHVIELQVEEDALVDRITGRFSCAKCGAGYHDRYKLPKVENVCDVCGSDEFKRRPDDNEETVRTRMAEYRAKTAPILPIYEARGIVTHVDGMAPIDQVNDAIETILATAG; from the coding sequence ATGACGCTGAACATCATTCTGCTTGGTCCGCCGGGAGCGGGCAAGGGTACGCAGGCTTCGCGGCTCGAGGACGAGCATGGCATGGTCCAGCTCTCGACCGGCGACATGCTGCGCGCCGCGGTCAAGGCGGGAACCCCGATCGGCCTTCAGGCGAAGGCGGTGATGGACGCGGGCGAGCTCGTTTCCGACGCGATCGTCTCGGGCCTGATCGGCGAGCGGCTCGACGCGCTCGGCCCCGACGTCTCGGTGATCTTCGACGGCTATCCGCGCACCGCGGCGCAGGCCGACGCGCTCGACGTCATTTTGTCGGACCGCGGCCGCAAGCTCGACCATGTGATCGAGCTGCAGGTCGAGGAAGACGCGCTCGTCGACCGCATCACCGGCCGCTTCAGCTGCGCCAAATGCGGCGCCGGCTATCATGACCGCTACAAGCTCCCGAAGGTGGAGAATGTCTGCGACGTTTGCGGCAGCGATGAATTCAAGCGCCGCCCCGACGACAATGAGGAAACGGTGCGCACGCGCATGGCCGAATATCGCGCCAAGACCGCGCCGATCCTGCCGATATACGAAGCGCGCGGCATCGTGACGCACGTCGATGGCATGGCGCCGATCGACCAGGTCAACGACGCGATCGAAACGATCCTCGCGACAGCCGGCTAA
- a CDS encoding DUF177 domain-containing protein: MTAPEFSLIVTLADAAHGRTIAVEADAGAREAVARRLGLVALDRFVLAAEVRAIAGGIAAKGEVTADVVQACAATDLPVPATIAEPFDLRFLRDVDAPASEEEEIEIGSDDLDLLPLEGDRIDLGEAAVQTLSLALDPFPRHPDADRILTEKGVLSEESAGPFAALAKLRGKPGA, encoded by the coding sequence ATGACCGCCCCCGAATTCTCGCTGATCGTGACGCTCGCCGATGCCGCGCATGGCCGGACGATCGCGGTGGAAGCCGACGCCGGCGCGCGCGAAGCCGTCGCCCGCCGGCTCGGCCTTGTCGCGCTCGACCGCTTCGTCCTCGCTGCCGAAGTGCGTGCGATCGCGGGCGGGATCGCGGCCAAGGGCGAAGTGACCGCCGACGTCGTGCAGGCGTGTGCCGCGACCGACCTGCCCGTCCCCGCGACGATCGCCGAACCCTTCGACCTGCGCTTCCTGCGCGACGTCGATGCGCCGGCGAGCGAGGAGGAAGAGATTGAGATCGGCAGCGACGACCTCGACCTGCTGCCGCTCGAAGGCGACCGGATCGATTTGGGCGAAGCAGCAGTGCAGACGCTGTCGCTCGCGCTCGATCCCTTTCCGCGCCACCCCGACGCCGACCGCATCCTCACCGAAAAGGGCGTGCTCAGCGAAGAGTCCGCAGGGCCGTTCGCCGCGCTGGCAAAGCTGCGCGGCAAGCCCGGCGCCTAG
- a CDS encoding ubiquinol-cytochrome C chaperone family protein gives MFSSLRKLFQSEPDPREARRPLWDAVVATARAPHWYAQGTVPDTLDGRFDMVSLILALVLHRIDEHPGQALAGVQLTELFVNDMDGQMRQIGFGDMVVGKQVGRMMSALGGRLGAYRAADGSAELREALIRNLWRGNAPSEAGLAHVLAEVAALRAALAATPVSELVVAGRLDGARA, from the coding sequence ATGTTTTCTTCGCTCCGCAAATTGTTCCAATCCGAACCCGATCCGCGTGAGGCGCGCCGTCCGCTGTGGGACGCCGTCGTCGCCACCGCGCGCGCGCCGCACTGGTATGCGCAGGGCACGGTGCCCGACACGCTCGACGGCCGCTTCGACATGGTCAGCCTCATACTCGCGCTCGTGCTCCACCGGATCGACGAACACCCCGGACAGGCGCTCGCCGGCGTCCAGCTCACCGAATTGTTCGTGAACGACATGGACGGGCAGATGCGCCAGATCGGTTTCGGCGACATGGTCGTCGGCAAGCAGGTCGGGCGGATGATGAGCGCGCTCGGCGGCCGTCTCGGCGCCTATCGCGCCGCCGACGGATCGGCGGAATTGCGCGAGGCGCTGATCCGCAACCTGTGGCGCGGCAATGCCCCCTCCGAAGCAGGGCTGGCGCATGTACTGGCCGAAGTCGCGGCGCTCCGCGCGGCGCTCGCGGCGACGCCGGTGTCCGAACTGGTCGTCGCCGGCCGGCTGGACGGAGCGCGGGCATGA
- the bamE gene encoding outer membrane protein assembly factor BamE: MPHSILSLPAPRARLVMLGLAVLLATSGCAQLKGRQGYVVDPTLTEAITPGVDNRESVEKTLGRPTFVGQFGTDEYYYVSRETRQLAFARPRPIDQQVLRVRFDEAGNVAAVDRTGLELVRKISPNGDKTPTLGRERSFFEDIFGNIGAVGAPGAGAPGGR; this comes from the coding sequence ATGCCGCATTCGATCCTTTCGCTTCCCGCACCGCGCGCGCGCCTTGTCATGCTCGGCCTCGCCGTTCTGCTCGCCACCAGCGGCTGCGCGCAGCTCAAGGGGCGGCAGGGCTATGTCGTCGATCCGACGCTGACCGAAGCGATCACCCCCGGCGTCGACAACCGCGAGTCGGTCGAAAAGACGCTTGGCCGCCCGACCTTCGTCGGCCAGTTCGGTACAGACGAATATTATTATGTCTCGCGCGAAACGCGCCAGCTCGCCTTCGCGCGGCCGCGTCCGATCGACCAGCAGGTGCTGCGCGTCCGCTTCGATGAGGCGGGCAATGTCGCCGCGGTCGATCGCACCGGGCTCGAACTGGTGCGCAAGATCAGCCCCAACGGCGACAAGACCCCGACGCTCGGCCGCGAGCGCAGCTTCTTCGAGGATATTTTCGGCAATATCGGCGCGGTCGGCGCGCCGGGTGCCGGCGCGCCCGGCGGGCGGTAA
- a CDS encoding NADP-dependent malic enzyme — MDSGSKVQFSDREALLYHEYGRPGKIEIVASKPMATQRDLSLAYSPGVAVPVNAIAEDPAKAYDYTVKGNLVAVISNGTAILGLGNLGALASKPVMEGKAVLFKRFADVDSIDLEVDTEDPQRFIEAVELLAPSFGGINLEDIAAPNCFIIEAALKERMNIPVFHDDQHGTAIITAAGLINACYLTGRDLSSVKVVVNGAGAAAIACTELIKAMGVRHENVIMCDRKGTIYQGRTESMDQWKSAHAVPTEARNLTEALAGADVFLGLSAAGALKPEMVKDMAPAPIIFAMANPDPEISPPDARAARPDAIIATGRSDYPNQVNNVLCFPFIFRGALDVHATAINEEMKIAAAYAIADLARQQVPEEVAAAYGGRASSFGPEYIIPSPFDPRLMEIVPAAVAKAAMDTGVAQRPIEDLGDYRTQLRARLNPTTSVLTLAYEAARNNPKRVVFAEGEEEVVLRAAIQFRDGGYGIPVLVGREGLHDKLRAMGVADAESFEVHNSVNSPHVPQMVDMLYERLQRRGYLRRDVERMVNRDRNIFGSLLLKMGLGDAMITGTTRTYSQTMREIRRVIDHAEGKTPFGIHVLVDQHHTIFMADTTVNERPTAEMLADIAERTAQVARRMGHEPRVAFLSYSTFGNPEGSWLDSIRESVSILDRRQPGFEYEGEMAPDVALNEKVMKNYPFCRLSGPANVLIMPGLQSANLSAKLLRELGGGAVIGPMLVGMEHPVQVATMASSASDLVTLAVLAAGGIAQ; from the coding sequence ATGGACAGCGGCAGCAAGGTGCAATTTTCGGATCGCGAGGCCCTGCTTTATCACGAATATGGCCGGCCCGGAAAAATCGAGATCGTCGCGTCGAAGCCGATGGCGACGCAGCGCGACCTCAGCCTTGCCTATTCGCCCGGCGTCGCGGTCCCGGTGAACGCGATCGCCGAGGACCCCGCCAAAGCCTATGATTATACGGTAAAGGGCAACCTCGTTGCGGTGATCTCGAACGGCACCGCGATCCTCGGCCTCGGCAATCTCGGCGCGCTCGCCTCGAAGCCGGTGATGGAAGGCAAGGCGGTGCTGTTCAAGCGCTTCGCCGACGTCGATTCGATCGACCTCGAGGTCGACACCGAAGATCCGCAGCGTTTCATCGAGGCGGTCGAGCTGCTCGCGCCGAGCTTCGGCGGCATCAACCTCGAAGACATCGCCGCGCCCAACTGCTTCATCATCGAAGCCGCGCTGAAGGAACGCATGAACATCCCGGTGTTCCATGACGACCAGCATGGCACCGCGATCATCACCGCCGCCGGGCTGATCAACGCCTGTTATCTGACCGGGCGCGACCTTTCGTCGGTGAAGGTCGTCGTCAACGGCGCGGGTGCCGCGGCGATCGCCTGCACCGAACTGATCAAGGCGATGGGCGTCCGCCACGAAAATGTCATCATGTGCGACCGCAAGGGCACCATTTACCAAGGCCGCACCGAAAGCATGGACCAGTGGAAGTCGGCGCACGCGGTGCCGACCGAAGCACGCAACCTGACCGAAGCACTCGCCGGCGCCGATGTGTTCCTTGGCCTCTCGGCCGCCGGCGCGCTCAAGCCCGAGATGGTCAAGGACATGGCGCCCGCGCCGATCATCTTCGCGATGGCGAACCCCGATCCCGAAATCTCGCCGCCCGACGCGCGCGCGGCGCGGCCCGATGCGATCATCGCGACGGGGCGCTCGGACTATCCCAATCAGGTCAACAACGTCCTCTGCTTCCCCTTCATCTTCCGCGGCGCGCTCGACGTCCATGCCACCGCGATCAACGAGGAAATGAAGATCGCGGCGGCCTATGCGATTGCCGATCTCGCGCGCCAGCAGGTGCCCGAGGAAGTCGCGGCCGCTTACGGGGGACGCGCGTCGAGCTTCGGCCCCGAATATATCATCCCCTCGCCCTTCGACCCGCGCCTGATGGAAATCGTTCCCGCCGCGGTCGCCAAGGCGGCGATGGACACGGGCGTCGCGCAGCGGCCGATCGAGGATCTGGGCGATTATCGCACTCAGCTGCGCGCGCGGCTCAACCCGACGACTTCGGTCCTGACGCTCGCCTATGAGGCCGCGCGCAACAATCCGAAGCGCGTCGTCTTTGCCGAAGGCGAGGAAGAGGTGGTGCTGCGTGCGGCGATCCAGTTCCGCGACGGCGGTTACGGCATTCCGGTTCTCGTCGGGCGCGAAGGGCTGCACGACAAGCTCCGCGCGATGGGCGTCGCCGACGCCGAAAGCTTCGAAGTCCACAACAGCGTCAATTCGCCGCATGTGCCGCAGATGGTCGACATGCTCTACGAGCGGCTCCAACGCCGCGGCTACCTCCGCCGCGATGTCGAGCGCATGGTCAATCGCGACCGCAACATCTTCGGCTCGCTGCTGCTCAAAATGGGGCTCGGCGATGCGATGATCACCGGCACGACGCGCACCTATTCGCAGACGATGCGCGAAATCCGGCGCGTGATCGACCATGCCGAGGGCAAGACGCCGTTCGGCATCCACGTCCTCGTCGATCAGCATCACACGATCTTCATGGCCGACACGACGGTCAACGAGCGGCCGACCGCCGAGATGCTCGCCGACATCGCCGAACGCACCGCGCAGGTCGCGCGGCGCATGGGGCACGAACCGCGCGTCGCCTTCCTCTCCTATTCGACCTTCGGCAATCCCGAGGGGAGCTGGCTCGACAGCATCCGCGAATCGGTGTCGATCCTCGACCGGCGTCAGCCCGGCTTCGAATATGAAGGCGAGATGGCGCCCGACGTCGCGCTTAACGAGAAGGTGATGAAAAACTATCCCTTCTGCCGCCTGTCGGGACCGGCGAACGTGCTGATCATGCCGGGGCTGCAGTCGGCGAACCTGTCGGCGAAGCTGCTACGTGAGCTCGGCGGCGGCGCGGTGATCGGCCCGATGCTCGTCGGCATGGAACATCCGGTGCAGGTCGCGACGATGGCGTCGAGCGCGTCGGATCTCGTCACGCTGGCAGTGCTCGCGGCGGGCGGGATCGCGCAGTAA
- a CDS encoding methylated-DNA--[protein]-cysteine S-methyltransferase, whose amino-acid sequence MAGQSQYQLFETAAGVAAIGWTGAGVTALRLPAPAASETEYSILRRLPGAIRAEPPAEIAAVIGAAIRYFAGERTEFFAVEVDPGDQPPFFSRVYDHVRTLGWGQTTTYGAVARALGAGPEHARAVGQAMAMNPVPLIIPCHRVLASGGAIGGFSAPGGSQSKVRMLDLEGVPLPPVQQGFDF is encoded by the coding sequence ATGGCCGGCCAAAGCCAGTATCAGCTTTTCGAAACCGCGGCCGGGGTTGCAGCGATCGGCTGGACGGGCGCGGGCGTCACGGCGCTTCGCCTGCCGGCGCCGGCGGCGTCCGAAACCGAATATTCGATCTTGCGCCGCCTGCCCGGCGCGATCCGGGCCGAGCCACCGGCTGAAATCGCGGCGGTCATCGGCGCGGCAATTCGCTATTTCGCCGGCGAACGCACCGAATTTTTCGCGGTAGAGGTCGATCCCGGCGATCAGCCGCCCTTCTTTTCCCGCGTCTATGACCATGTGCGCACGCTCGGCTGGGGCCAGACGACCACTTATGGCGCGGTCGCACGCGCGCTGGGTGCAGGTCCCGAACATGCCCGCGCCGTCGGGCAGGCGATGGCGATGAATCCCGTGCCGCTGATCATCCCCTGCCACCGGGTCTTGGCGTCGGGCGGCGCGATCGGCGGCTTCTCCGCGCCGGGCGGCTCGCAATCGAAGGTGCGGATGCTCGACCTCGAGGGCGTGCCGCTTCCTCCGGTCCAGCAGGGGTTCGACTTCTAG
- a CDS encoding [protein-PII] uridylyltransferase, translated as MSGLFDSLDQRRAIIDRRDLAARLDAIAAESSDSGTRRRAMVALLRAALDAGRAEVERRLLERPSAGRVAANATAFLIDQIIRLSHDFTTGHLYPSANRSAGERITLIAVGGYGRGEMAPHSDIDIGFLTPFKQTSWTEQVIEAQLYTLWDLGLKVGHSSRSLDEMVRAARDDLTIRTALLEGRFIWGDRDLYDQASARFDAEVVAGNARAFVAEKLAERDERHKRMGDSRYVVEPNVKEGKGGLRDLHTLFWIGKFIHRVRTVPELVDAGLMSARELRQFERAENFLLAVRCHLHILAARAEDRLTFDFQREIASRMKFADRPGKRAVERFMQLYFLHAKSVGDVTGTFLAHLDDQMAARGRRFLPTIRRQPGKLHGFVLDRGRLALPAEDFFAKDPVRLVEIFALADKHGLEIHPQAMRQARHDAKLIETQSVRRDPRANALFLDVLTSPRDPETVLRWMNEAGVFGRFVPDFGRVVAQMQFDMYHHYTVDEHTIRAIGLLADIEQDRLKDDHPLSTMIMDQIHSRRVIYVAVLLHDIAKGRGGDHSVLGAELALRVCPRLGLSEAETETVSWLVRYHLLMSATAFKRDLADFKTILDFAQIVQSPERLRLLLVLTVVDIRAVGPGVWNSWKRQLLTELFDAAEEVLRLGHKQKGREARIAAKKDAVAGLLGLEDKALAKLIKRLPESYWIAEPVEVIAANLRHIQAAGDAPLHIAAVPDADRGATLVMVLAADHPGLFYRMAGGIHLAGGNIIDARIHTTRDGLALDNFLVQDPLGRPFAEAGQIDRLTRAIEDALANRQKLLPKLEARALPRTRAEAFRIAPSVFVDNKASNRFTVIEVNAQDRPALLNQLAYALFQSKVTVHSAHVATYGERAVDTFYVTDLIGDKIDSAARVKSLEKRLLEAAASRSEEAVAA; from the coding sequence ATGAGCGGTCTGTTCGACAGCCTCGACCAGCGCCGCGCGATTATCGACCGGCGCGATCTCGCGGCGCGGCTCGATGCGATCGCCGCCGAAAGCAGCGATTCGGGCACGCGCCGCCGCGCGATGGTCGCGCTGCTTCGGGCGGCGCTCGACGCCGGTCGCGCCGAGGTCGAGCGCCGCCTGCTCGAACGCCCCTCCGCGGGGCGCGTCGCCGCCAATGCGACCGCCTTCCTGATCGACCAGATCATTCGCCTCAGCCATGATTTCACGACCGGCCATCTCTATCCCTCGGCCAACCGCTCGGCGGGCGAGCGCATCACGCTGATCGCGGTCGGCGGCTATGGCCGCGGCGAGATGGCGCCGCACAGCGACATCGACATCGGCTTTTTGACCCCGTTCAAGCAGACGAGCTGGACCGAACAGGTGATCGAGGCGCAGCTTTACACCTTGTGGGATCTCGGGCTGAAGGTCGGCCATTCGTCGCGTTCGCTCGACGAGATGGTGCGCGCGGCGAGGGACGACCTCACGATCCGCACCGCGCTCCTCGAAGGCCGCTTCATCTGGGGCGACCGCGACCTCTACGACCAGGCGTCGGCGCGCTTCGATGCCGAGGTCGTCGCGGGCAATGCGCGGGCGTTCGTGGCCGAAAAGCTCGCCGAGCGCGACGAGCGGCACAAGCGCATGGGTGATTCGCGCTATGTCGTCGAGCCCAATGTGAAGGAAGGGAAGGGGGGGCTGCGCGATCTCCACACGCTGTTCTGGATCGGCAAGTTCATTCACCGCGTGCGCACCGTGCCCGAACTCGTCGATGCGGGGCTGATGTCGGCGCGCGAGCTTCGCCAGTTCGAGCGCGCCGAAAATTTCCTGCTCGCGGTGCGCTGCCATCTCCATATCCTCGCGGCGCGCGCCGAGGACCGGCTGACCTTCGATTTCCAGCGCGAGATCGCGAGCCGCATGAAATTCGCCGACCGCCCCGGCAAGCGCGCGGTCGAACGCTTCATGCAGCTCTATTTCCTCCACGCGAAAAGCGTCGGCGACGTCACCGGCACCTTCCTCGCGCATCTCGACGACCAGATGGCGGCGCGCGGGCGGCGCTTCCTGCCGACGATCCGGCGGCAGCCGGGCAAGCTGCACGGCTTCGTCCTCGACCGCGGCCGCCTCGCGCTGCCGGCGGAGGATTTCTTCGCGAAGGACCCGGTTCGGCTGGTCGAGATTTTCGCGCTCGCCGACAAGCACGGCCTCGAAATCCATCCGCAGGCGATGCGCCAGGCGCGTCACGACGCGAAGCTGATCGAGACGCAGAGCGTGCGGCGCGACCCGCGCGCCAACGCGCTGTTCCTCGACGTGCTGACGTCCCCGCGCGATCCCGAAACGGTGCTGCGCTGGATGAACGAGGCGGGGGTGTTCGGCCGTTTCGTGCCCGATTTCGGCCGCGTCGTCGCGCAGATGCAGTTCGACATGTATCATCATTATACGGTCGACGAGCATACGATCCGCGCGATCGGCCTCCTCGCCGACATCGAACAGGACCGGCTCAAGGACGACCATCCGCTGTCGACGATGATCATGGACCAGATCCATTCGCGCCGCGTCATTTATGTCGCGGTGCTGCTCCACGACATCGCCAAGGGCCGCGGCGGCGACCATAGCGTGCTCGGCGCCGAACTGGCTTTACGAGTATGCCCGCGGCTCGGGCTCAGCGAGGCCGAGACCGAGACGGTGTCGTGGCTCGTGCGCTATCACCTCCTGATGTCGGCGACCGCGTTCAAGCGCGACCTTGCCGATTTCAAGACGATCCTCGACTTCGCGCAGATCGTGCAGAGCCCCGAGCGCCTGCGCCTGCTCCTCGTCCTCACCGTCGTCGATATCCGCGCGGTCGGCCCCGGCGTCTGGAACAGCTGGAAGCGCCAGCTGCTCACCGAACTCTTCGATGCCGCCGAGGAAGTGCTGCGCCTCGGCCACAAGCAGAAGGGACGCGAGGCGCGGATCGCGGCGAAGAAGGACGCCGTCGCCGGGCTGCTCGGGCTCGAGGACAAGGCTCTGGCAAAGCTTATCAAGCGCCTCCCCGAAAGCTATTGGATCGCCGAGCCGGTCGAGGTGATCGCGGCCAATCTGCGCCACATCCAGGCCGCGGGCGACGCGCCGCTCCATATCGCCGCCGTGCCCGACGCGGATCGCGGCGCGACGCTGGTGATGGTGCTCGCCGCCGACCATCCGGGGCTCTTCTACCGCATGGCGGGGGGCATCCACCTTGCCGGCGGCAACATCATCGACGCGCGCATCCACACGACGCGCGATGGGCTCGCGCTCGACAATTTCCTCGTCCAGGACCCGCTCGGCCGGCCTTTTGCCGAGGCTGGGCAGATCGACCGCCTGACCCGCGCGATCGAGGATGCGCTCGCCAACCGCCAGAAGCTGCTACCGAAGCTCGAAGCGCGCGCGCTGCCGCGCACCCGTGCCGAGGCATTCCGCATTGCGCCGAGCGTCTTCGTCGACAACAAGGCCTCCAATCGGTTCACGGTGATCGAGGTCAATGCGCAGGACCGCCCGGCGCTGCTCAACCAGCTCGCCTATGCGCTGTTCCAGTCGAAGGTGACGGTGCATTCGGCGCATGTCGCGACCTATGGCGAGCGCGCGGTCGACACCTTCTATGTCACCGATCTGATCGGCGACAAGATCGACAGCGCGGCGCGCGTGAAATCGCTGGAGAAGCGCCTGCTCGAAGCCGCGGCGAGCCGCAGCGAGGAAGCGGTGGCGGCCTAG